In Bacillota bacterium, the genomic stretch CACGTCCACCGTCTGGATGCGGCGGGTCAGGACGCCAACGCGTTCGACCGCCGCGCGGCCCCGTTCCACCTCCACCATCGTGTAGAACCCCACGCCCGGGTCGTCGAACCCCTTGCCGTCCGGCGCCCCGCAGTAGACCGCAAGCGTGGAGCCGGCGCGCTGTTCCTCGTGGCGGTGAATGTGCCCCAGGGCCACGTAGTCGTAGCCGGCCTGTCCAAGCGCGCAAGCCGCCAGGGGCAGGCTCCGGTCGTGCGCGAGGGGATTGGCGCCGGCGTCGTCCTGCATCAGCGTCCCGTGAAAAACGCCGATGTGATAGCCACTGTCCGCGGCCCGAGGCGGGAACGCGTCCACCGGCGGCCACGCCCGGGTCACGCCGCCGGTGTAGGCGCAGGAATAAACATATACCGCCTTTCCTCGGGCTGCCACCGGCCCGAGCGCCTCCGGATTGGCGTTTTGCACCAGAAGCCCCGGCCAGCGGTCGGCCCAGGCCCGGTAGACCGAGTTGGGGTAGGTGATCTCGTCGTGGTTGCCGGGAACGGTGACCACGCCCGTGCCGGCCTCCTGGAGCCGCCGCAGGGCGCTTACCACCCGCGCCACCAGCGCCTCGTCGGGCGCGTGGCTCTCGAAAAGGTCTCCCGCGATGACGACGAGGTCGACGCCGTGCGCGGGATCCAGCGCCCACGCGACCGCGTCCTCCAGCCGGCGGTCGCGCTCCTGCTGCCAGCCCCGCGCCTGCGCGTCGGGCAGAAACGACGGAAACCAGCCCAGGTGAAGGTCGGCCAGGTGCAAGAGCCTGAGCATCGAGCCGCCCTCCGTTCCGGTTGCGACAGGCGCGCAAGTGCGCCAGGTGGGCTTTGAATGGATCTTCCGGGACAGTCCCGCGGCTCCTTTCTAGGGTCGTCTATAATGGGATCGGTTGGCCTCGGCGGACTCGGGGGCTGGCAGGCACACGGATGGGAGCAAGCTCCGTTCTGCGCAGAGCGGTCATGCTGGCCGGGCTTGTGCTCGTCTTCACGGGAACCGTTCTCGGCAGCCGCGCCGGGTGGGCCGGCGCAGACGTGCTGGCCCAGGTCATGGCGGACGTTCGCCGCACCACCCGGCTCATCGACGGGCGTACGAGCGTGCTTCAGATCTACCATGCCCGGGCGTTCGGCCGCGACTGGCGCTTTACCGCCCGGATCACCAAGGAGACGAACCGGATCCTGGTGCAAAGCCCCGATGCGCCGCGGTTTTTGCCGAACGAGATGCAGCTCGAGCTGGTGCAGGTCGCGGACCTCCTGGAGG encodes the following:
- a CDS encoding DNA repair exonuclease is translated as MLRLLHLADLHLGWFPSFLPDAQARGWQQERDRRLEDAVAWALDPAHGVDLVVIAGDLFESHAPDEALVARVVSALRRLQEAGTGVVTVPGNHDEITYPNSVYRAWADRWPGLLVQNANPEALGPVAARGKAVYVYSCAYTGGVTRAWPPVDAFPPRAADSGYHIGVFHGTLMQDDAGANPLAHDRSLPLAACALGQAGYDYVALGHIHRHEEQRAGSTLAVYCGAPDGKGFDDPGVGFYTMVEVERGRAAVERVGVLTRRIQTVDV